The stretch of DNA CCGCCTTCATCTGGGCCACGGCCGCTTCGCGGCGCCGGCCGACTTCGGCGTCGGGAAAATTGGGATGCAGCAATACATCCATCAGCAGGTTCAGCCCCGTATCGAGGTCTTTGCGCAGCACACGCAGGCTCAGGGTGGCGTAGTCGGTGTCGGCAGAGGTGCTATATGACGCCCCGATAAAGTCGAAGTCCTGACTGATCTGCGAGGCCGTGCGCGTCTTGGTGCCTTCCGTCAACAGGTCCGCGGTGAGGTTTGCCACGCCCTCCTGTCCCCGGGGGTCACGCCGTGATCCGGCATCGATCAGCATCTGCACGACCACCATTGGGAGCGCATGTTGTTCCGAGACGACGAGCCGCGCGCCGTTGCTCAGCGTGTAGCGCTCTGCCGGAGGCGTGGCCGCGGCGGCGAGGGTCGTCCACGCAACGATGATGCAGCCGACGATCCACAGCGTGTGGGTGCGCCGATGAGCACCCATTAGCGCACCATTCCTGACGGAGGCACTTGCATATGTGGCGCGTGGTCGGCCGAAACCGGCAACGGATCCAAGGTGCCGACGGTACGATTGCGCGGGGTGAGGTAGAATGATGCGACGCGCATGATGTCGTCCGCGGTCACCGCACGCATGCTGGGCAGGTAGTTATCGATCTGCCGCCAATCGCCGGCGGCTTCGTACTGTCCCAACAGCATGCCCTGGTAGAAGAGCGAATCCTGCCCCAGAACGAAGCTCGCTTCCAGGCCGTTTTTCGCCTTGGTGAGTTCGCGCTCGCTCGCCCGTGTCCGCTGCAACCGATCAACCTGCGCCTCGAGCTCCTGCTCTACCGCTTTGGCGGTCTTGCCGGGGAGCAGCTGGGCGTAGAGAAAGAACAGGCCTGGGTCAACCGAGGTCAGCTCGTAGCTGGAGCCGACGTCGCGCGCCAGGCGTTTTTCGTACACCAGTTGCTGGTACAGGCGGGCGCTCTTCCCGCCCGCGAGCAGTGCCGACAGCACTTCCAGCACCGGGCCATCTTTGCTGCGGAGGTTGGGAACATGGTAGGCGATGCCGACGAATGGGAGCTGGGCCTCGCGCCTGATCACGGTACGGTTCTCGCCCTGCTGCACGGGTTCGATGGCGCGCACGGGTGGTGACGCGTTTCCGGGTGCGACGGCCGCGAAGGCCGTTTGGATCTGCGCCAGCAAGGCATCGGCGGAGAAGTCGCCAACGCAGACCAGCACCGCGTTGCTGGGGGTATAGTAGGTGCGGTAGTACTCCATCGCGTCCTGGCGTGTCGCCTGCTTGAGGTCGTTCATCCAGCCGATCGTCGGCCATTGGTACGGGTGCGCCGAGTAGGCCACGGCGCTGATCTGCTCGAACAGCGCCGCCACCGGATTGTCGTCGGTACGCAGGCGGCGCTCTTCCATGACGACATGCAGCTCCGGGGTGAACTGGGCGTCGTCGAAGGTGAGATTCTGCATGCGGTCCGCCTCCAGGTCGATGACGATTGGAAGGCGATCGCTGGCGATGGTGGCGAAATACGTCGTCGAGTCATCCGACGTGAAGGCGTTGTCATTGCCGCCGTTGTGCTGAATGATCTTCGAGTGTTCCTCCGGCCCCACCTTCTTCGTGCCTTTGAACATCAGATGCTCGAGGAGATGGGACAGGCCGGTGCGCCCAAGTTGCTCGTTCCGTGAACCGACGCGATACCACACCTGCAGAACGGCAACCGGGGCCTTGTG from Candidatus Binatia bacterium encodes:
- a CDS encoding pitrilysin family protein, with product MLRAAVCAVALVCLPLAPARAAQSYAERVRETVLPNGLKILLLEDHKAPVAVLQVWYRVGSRNEQLGRTGLSHLLEHLMFKGTKKVGPEEHSKIIQHNGGNDNAFTSDDSTTYFATIASDRLPIVIDLEADRMQNLTFDDAQFTPELHVVMEERRLRTDDNPVAALFEQISAVAYSAHPYQWPTIGWMNDLKQATRQDAMEYYRTYYTPSNAVLVCVGDFSADALLAQIQTAFAAVAPGNASPPVRAIEPVQQGENRTVIRREAQLPFVGIAYHVPNLRSKDGPVLEVLSALLAGGKSARLYQQLVYEKRLARDVGSSYELTSVDPGLFFLYAQLLPGKTAKAVEQELEAQVDRLQRTRASERELTKAKNGLEASFVLGQDSLFYQGMLLGQYEAAGDWRQIDNYLPSMRAVTADDIMRVASFYLTPRNRTVGTLDPLPVSADHAPHMQVPPSGMVR